Proteins found in one Cellulomonas palmilytica genomic segment:
- a CDS encoding translation initiation factor 2, producing the protein MSEQDAAHKLAEARRVATEELFKQGTPEYDQRAHQRAVEAERKAAEAAQAAKSSGEH; encoded by the coding sequence ATGAGCGAGCAGGACGCGGCCCACAAGCTGGCCGAGGCGCGTCGCGTCGCGACGGAGGAGCTGTTCAAGCAGGGCACGCCGGAGTACGACCAGCGCGCGCACCAGCGTGCCGTCGAGGCGGAGCGCAAGGCCGCCGAGGCGGCCCAGGCCGCGAAGTCCTCCGGGGAGCACTGA
- the acnA gene encoding aconitate hydratase AcnA has translation MSTVDSFGSKGTLQVGDASYEVYRLSAVPGLERLPFSLKVLAENLLRTEDGANITADHINALAAWDPDAQPDTEIQFTPARVIMQDFTGVPCVVDLATMREAVAELGGDPERINPLAPAEMVIDHSVQIDVAGRADAFERNVELEYQRNRERYQFLRWGQTAFDDFKVVPPGTGIVHQVNIEYLARGVMVRDGKAYPDTCVGTDSHTTMVNGLGVLGWGVGGIEAEAAMLGQPVSMLIPRVVGFKLTGNIPAGVTATDVVLTITQKLRQHGVVGKFVEFYGEGVAAVPLANRATIGNMSPEFGSTVAIFPIDGVTIDYLRLTGRSEEQLALVESYAKEQGLWLDPTAEGYTEPVYSEYLELDLSTVVPSIAGPKRPQDRIELSKAKEQFQRDLPTYAPELNQVDEAERESFPASDSPAISSSASRTFSVTDSEGRSFELFHGAVAIASITSCTNTSNPSVMLAAALLAKNAVEKGLTAKPWVKTSMAPGSQVVTNYYEKAGLWPYLEKLGFHLVGYGCATCIGNSGPLDEKVSAAVQEHDLAVAAVLSGNRNFEGRINPDVKMNYLASPPLVIAYALAGTMDFDFDADPLGRTEDGQPIFLKDIWPAPEQVQATIDASIDRKMFEDDYADVFAGDERWRGLDTPEGNVFSWDPQSTYVRKPPYFEGMGAAPEPVTDISGARVLAKLGDSVTTDHISPAGSIKPDSPAGLYLAEHGVERRDFNSYGSRRGNHEVMIRGTFANIRLRNQLVPGVEGGFTKNLLTGEDTTIYDASVAYQAAGVPLVVLGGKEYGSGSSRDWAAKGTRLLGVRAVITESFERIHRSNLIGMGVLPLQFPEGESADSLGLDGTETFDIAGVTALNDGVTPRTVKVTATKADGAVVEFDAVVRIDTPGEADYYRNGGILQYVLRQVAGVA, from the coding sequence GTGAGCACCGTCGACAGCTTCGGATCCAAGGGAACGCTGCAGGTCGGTGACGCCTCGTACGAGGTGTACCGCCTGTCCGCCGTCCCCGGACTGGAGCGACTGCCCTTCAGCCTCAAGGTCCTCGCCGAGAACCTGCTGCGCACGGAGGACGGCGCGAACATCACGGCGGACCACATCAACGCGCTCGCCGCGTGGGACCCCGACGCGCAGCCCGACACCGAGATCCAGTTCACGCCCGCGCGCGTGATCATGCAGGACTTCACCGGTGTGCCGTGCGTCGTCGACCTCGCGACCATGCGCGAGGCCGTCGCCGAGCTCGGGGGCGACCCCGAGCGCATCAACCCGCTCGCGCCCGCCGAGATGGTCATCGACCACTCCGTGCAGATCGACGTCGCCGGCCGCGCCGACGCGTTCGAGCGCAACGTCGAGCTCGAGTACCAGCGCAACCGCGAGCGCTACCAGTTCCTGCGCTGGGGCCAGACCGCGTTCGACGACTTCAAGGTCGTCCCGCCGGGCACCGGCATCGTGCACCAGGTCAACATCGAGTACCTGGCCCGCGGCGTCATGGTCCGCGACGGCAAGGCGTACCCCGACACGTGCGTCGGCACCGACTCGCACACGACGATGGTCAACGGCCTCGGCGTGCTCGGCTGGGGCGTCGGCGGCATCGAGGCCGAGGCCGCGATGCTCGGCCAGCCGGTGTCGATGCTCATCCCGCGCGTCGTCGGCTTCAAGCTCACGGGCAACATCCCCGCGGGCGTGACCGCGACCGACGTGGTGCTCACCATCACCCAGAAGCTGCGCCAGCACGGTGTCGTCGGCAAGTTCGTCGAGTTCTACGGCGAGGGCGTCGCGGCCGTGCCGCTCGCCAACCGCGCGACCATCGGCAACATGAGCCCCGAGTTCGGCTCGACGGTGGCGATCTTCCCGATCGACGGCGTGACGATCGACTACCTGCGCCTGACCGGCCGTTCCGAGGAGCAGCTCGCGCTCGTCGAGTCGTACGCCAAGGAGCAGGGCCTGTGGCTCGACCCCACGGCCGAGGGCTACACCGAGCCCGTGTACTCCGAGTACCTCGAGCTCGACCTGTCGACGGTCGTCCCGTCGATCGCCGGCCCGAAGCGTCCGCAGGACCGCATCGAGCTGTCGAAGGCCAAGGAGCAGTTCCAGCGCGACCTGCCCACCTACGCGCCCGAGCTCAACCAGGTCGACGAGGCCGAGCGCGAGTCGTTCCCGGCGTCCGACTCGCCCGCGATCTCGTCGTCGGCGAGCCGCACGTTCTCCGTGACGGACTCCGAGGGCCGCTCGTTCGAGCTGTTCCACGGCGCGGTCGCGATCGCGTCGATCACGTCGTGCACCAACACGTCGAACCCGTCGGTCATGCTCGCCGCCGCGCTGCTCGCGAAGAACGCGGTCGAGAAGGGCCTGACCGCCAAGCCGTGGGTCAAGACGTCGATGGCGCCCGGCTCGCAGGTCGTGACGAACTACTACGAGAAGGCCGGCCTGTGGCCGTACCTCGAGAAGCTCGGCTTCCACCTCGTCGGCTACGGCTGCGCGACCTGCATCGGCAACTCGGGCCCGCTCGACGAGAAGGTCTCGGCGGCCGTGCAGGAGCACGACCTCGCCGTCGCCGCGGTGCTGTCCGGCAACCGCAACTTCGAGGGCCGCATCAACCCCGACGTGAAGATGAACTACCTCGCGTCGCCGCCGCTGGTCATCGCGTACGCGCTCGCCGGCACGATGGACTTCGACTTCGACGCCGACCCGCTGGGTCGCACCGAGGACGGGCAGCCGATCTTCCTCAAGGACATCTGGCCGGCCCCCGAGCAGGTGCAGGCGACGATCGACGCGTCGATCGACCGCAAGATGTTCGAGGACGACTACGCCGACGTGTTCGCCGGCGACGAGCGGTGGCGCGGCCTCGACACCCCCGAGGGCAACGTCTTCTCGTGGGACCCGCAGTCGACGTACGTGCGCAAGCCCCCGTACTTCGAGGGCATGGGCGCGGCGCCCGAGCCCGTGACCGACATCTCCGGTGCGCGCGTCCTGGCGAAGCTCGGGGACTCGGTCACCACGGACCACATCAGCCCCGCGGGGTCGATCAAGCCCGACAGCCCGGCGGGCCTCTACCTCGCCGAGCACGGTGTCGAGCGTCGTGACTTCAACTCCTACGGCTCGCGCCGCGGCAACCACGAGGTCATGATCCGCGGCACGTTCGCGAACATCCGCCTGCGCAACCAGCTCGTCCCCGGCGTCGAGGGCGGGTTCACCAAGAACCTGCTCACGGGCGAGGACACGACGATCTACGACGCGTCGGTCGCGTACCAGGCCGCAGGCGTCCCGCTCGTCGTCCTCGGCGGCAAGGAGTACGGCTCGGGGTCGTCGCGCGACTGGGCCGCCAAGGGCACGCGCCTGCTCGGTGTCCGCGCCGTCATCACCGAGTCGTTCGAGCGCATCCACCGCTCCAACCTCATCGGGATGGGCGTCCTGCCGCTGCAGTTCCCGGAGGGCGAGTCCGCCGACTCGCTCGGCCTGGACGGCACCGAGACGTTCGACATCGCCGGTGTCACCGCGCTCAACGACGGCGTGACGCCGCGCACCGTCAAGGTCACCGCGACGAAGGCCGACGGCGCGGTCGTCGAGTTCGACGCGGTCGTGCGCATCGACACCCCTGGCGAGGCGGACTACTACCGCAACGGCGGCATCCTGCAGTACGTCCTGCGCCAGGTCGCCGGCGTCGCCTGA
- a CDS encoding carboxypeptidase regulatory-like domain-containing protein, protein MHLPDTTGTPPRRRRRVAAAVAALLVATLAPTLPAQAADTISVSGRVTDQADQPIAGLVVSVVPDGGGLMRSATTASDGRFTVTQVTPGRSELSVDDDWAADDLWRHQTWNGTSGVEGWTTFETGTSDVTGVTFRLRPTSGFVGHAVDENGDPLRNIAWDVYEQHPDTGAWLGRQYGPLLTDEGGRMWFPADPGTTWRLCFSDSWYQPADEGGGTWMPTRRHLDGCWSRTQDSGATLAQASDITFTDVGQRRDLVVEMPDAGKALTLGYPAVVGATDTGSTLTAVPGTWGPGTVSLSYQWYTWSETGGQQLIPGATGTTFTTTSAHAGKQVGVQVTGTRSGYAPATRLSTLGAVGRTAPTTASPLTITGTPAPGKTLTASHGALSPAGSSAWFQWFVNGVPAGWGTTLAVTTAHRTATIEVRGAFSTSGAGERVARATVRVPGLAFTPATPTVAGTAVVGQTLTAKVGTWTPTPTTFTYQWYRGSTAISGATGKTYTLKAADRGTRVKVKVTGSRAGYETASRTSAATATVKGVLVPATPTVSGTAKVGRTLTAKVGTWKPSGITFTYRWYRNGTAISGATGKTYVVKKADRGARLHVRVTGSLSGYVSQSRSSATTAKVV, encoded by the coding sequence GTGCACCTGCCTGACACGACCGGCACTCCCCCGCGACGACGACGCAGGGTCGCCGCGGCCGTCGCCGCCCTGCTCGTCGCGACCCTGGCGCCCACGCTGCCCGCCCAGGCCGCCGACACCATCTCCGTCTCCGGCCGCGTGACCGACCAGGCCGACCAGCCCATCGCGGGCCTCGTGGTCTCGGTCGTGCCGGACGGGGGCGGCCTCATGCGGTCCGCCACGACCGCGAGCGACGGACGTTTCACCGTCACGCAGGTCACGCCCGGGCGCAGCGAGCTCTCGGTCGACGACGACTGGGCGGCCGACGACCTGTGGCGGCACCAGACGTGGAACGGCACCTCGGGTGTCGAGGGGTGGACGACGTTCGAGACGGGCACGAGCGACGTCACCGGCGTGACGTTCCGGCTGCGGCCGACGTCGGGCTTCGTCGGGCACGCGGTCGACGAGAACGGGGACCCGCTGCGGAACATCGCGTGGGACGTCTACGAGCAGCACCCGGACACCGGTGCGTGGCTCGGCCGGCAGTACGGGCCGCTGCTCACCGACGAGGGCGGCCGCATGTGGTTCCCCGCCGACCCGGGCACGACGTGGCGCCTGTGCTTCTCCGACTCCTGGTACCAGCCGGCCGACGAGGGCGGCGGCACGTGGATGCCCACGCGACGGCACCTCGACGGCTGCTGGAGCCGGACGCAGGACTCCGGCGCCACGCTCGCTCAGGCGAGCGACATCACCTTCACCGACGTGGGCCAGCGGCGCGACCTCGTCGTCGAGATGCCCGATGCGGGCAAGGCCCTGACGCTCGGCTACCCCGCGGTCGTCGGCGCCACCGACACGGGCTCGACGCTCACCGCGGTCCCCGGCACGTGGGGCCCCGGGACCGTCTCCCTGAGCTACCAGTGGTACACGTGGTCGGAGACCGGCGGCCAGCAGCTGATCCCTGGCGCGACGGGCACGACGTTCACGACGACGAGCGCCCACGCGGGCAAGCAGGTCGGCGTCCAGGTCACGGGCACACGCAGCGGGTACGCCCCGGCGACCCGGCTGTCGACGCTGGGCGCGGTCGGCCGCACGGCTCCCACGACGGCGTCTCCCCTGACGATCACGGGGACCCCTGCCCCCGGCAAGACCCTCACCGCCTCGCACGGCGCGCTCTCCCCCGCCGGGTCGTCCGCGTGGTTCCAGTGGTTCGTGAACGGCGTCCCCGCCGGCTGGGGCACGACGCTCGCCGTGACGACGGCGCACCGCACCGCGACCATCGAGGTCCGGGGCGCGTTCTCGACGAGCGGCGCGGGCGAGCGCGTCGCGCGGGCGACCGTACGGGTGCCCGGCCTGGCGTTCACGCCGGCGACGCCGACCGTCGCGGGCACCGCGGTCGTCGGGCAGACCCTCACCGCGAAGGTCGGCACGTGGACGCCCACGCCGACGACGTTCACCTACCAGTGGTACCGCGGGAGCACCGCGATCAGCGGCGCGACCGGCAAGACCTACACGCTCAAGGCCGCCGACCGCGGCACAAGGGTCAAGGTCAAGGTCACGGGCTCGCGCGCGGGCTACGAGACGGCCTCGCGCACGTCGGCCGCCACGGCCACGGTCAAGGGCGTCCTCGTGCCCGCGACGCCGACCGTCAGCGGCACCGCGAAGGTCGGCAGGACGCTCACCGCCAAGGTCGGCACGTGGAAGCCCTCGGGCATCACGTTCACCTACCGGTGGTACCGCAACGGCACCGCGATCTCCGGCGCGACGGGCAAGACGTACGTCGTGAAGAAGGCCGACCGCGGGGCGCGCCTGCACGTGCGCGTGACGGGCTCGCTGTCGGGCTACGTCTCGCAGTCGCGCTCGTCGGCCACCACCGCGAAGGTCGTCTGA